The genomic region CCATATATTGTGGGCCTGCAGGGTGGGCCAACAGCCAAAAACCTCCAAAATTCCTCAATTGTACGGAGTAGTAGGTCGCCTCAAGACACGTCAATGGCCCACGCACGCACGACGGTCCAGGTGCCGGCGATGCCTAGACCATGAATAGGTAACTTTTAGTTGAAAATTTCAACTGTAATGTTTTAGTTTACTTTAAAGTACTATTAGTTTTTCCTTAAAGAATTTCATCCCTTACTACAAATCTTGATTACGCCAATATACTTTGAATCGTATCAGTTTGTGGCTTTGTATTCTTTCGGACGCcatctcatttttttttaaatcaataGTTAATGCATGTAGGCGTCAACATCAGACTTATACATCAGATCAGATGAATAATTAaattcaaaacctaaacataaacAGTTGAATAAAATCTCAATATTATACGGAGTGGTTAGCAATAATTATCCCTAAAGACCGATTTGGCGATTTATAAACCATAATAATAACAATGGTTGTAGTTCCGTACATACAATCATACCACAATAATAACTGTTTTGTCCCCTTTAATATTGTCTTCTAGTACAAAATataataaattatatttttagTAAATTAGATGAAATCATGAAAAGATAACTAACATAAAAACTCGAGATGAAAGTGAACCAAAATATAATAACCTACtgtattttgttttaaaaattgacTTGGACTAACTTTTTTATATAAGCCGAAATGTTATTTATCAAACACTATTATTTTGATCAATTGCTAATGAAATACATTGCCAAACATAATCCTACCCTATTTTTATGGAGGGGCGAATATTATGCTGACGGCTATTGAACTCTCAGTTACTCAGATCATAACTATCATCCTTTGTGACTCGTGATTTTATCAGCTAGCCTAACTAACATCTATAAACTACTATACTTACACAAATCCTCATTATAGACGGGGATATCTTACTTAACAGTTAATACATACTCCGTAGTACTCTATAATAAAaagacaattaattaattaattgcgaattaaaccaaaaaaaaagatTAAAGAAATACTAACCATATTTATCAACATGTTGATGAAGGAAAGGAAGAACACGAGTAATAAAATCATTAGTAAAAGGTATTGGTTTTTTACGAGCTTCATCACGCATTTTAAAGGTATCCTTTAAATCTCCATATAAAGGCCTATATGAATTACCATTAAGCCCTTGTTCTCTAAGTTTTTTCTCAAGCTTCTTAGGTTTCAACCATGCCCAATTTAGTAATTTCCATGCTACTATCAAAATTAATGCAATACATGATATTATTATTGAAATAACATAATATTGTTTCATCATATTCATTTGggtttttagattttttttgtGATTTAATTGGGAAGAAATTTGGAAAAAAAGACCAAAAATTTAGAAAGAAGAAGTGGAGGGAGTAGTAGTTCCTTATAGATTAGATTATTTTGCATGGACCAACGTGTCATATATATAGTCGACCAATATATATGGAAGTAATTTGTTTATCAAAAATTCCaatattcgtcacaagcttgtaatGGTCAAATATAACCCACTTGAATAGATAAAAATAAGTCATTTATAATTTTTTAGGTATTCTGATTTTTTCTTTTTAATATATTTGAAACGTTACAAGCTTATAACAGATATACCTATCAAAAGGAGACTTACTGTTTATTTATTATGGTACTAGAACAGGGTAGACCACGAAAAACGAACCTAACTCTACTCGAATGATCTATCGTGATATTTGAAAGACCAAATTGCAAAATTGAAATGAGATTagaagcacaaattctcattatagatgaACACTATCcatctataactatagacggatagtgttccTCTTACAAATAAAAGTAGGTAGTGCAAGTTGGTAGAAAATGGATAACCCAACTTGCTCTCCCACTTTAATTTTGTGAAAGGgctactatccgtctatagctatagactgATAGTGGCCGTCGAAGTATGAATTAAATTAAGGTAATTTCAGTCAAACTTTGAACCTAATCTACATTGACCCGTTTTGAAATGAGCTAATCATAATTGCTCAATATGATGAGAATTTGAGCATGTTTAGCGTCACTTTAATAAAACTgtttattttaaaaatgaattgTATGTTATTTCATCGAACAACTTGTGATATTTTATTGAATAAAGTGTGTTATTTTTAAGGGGTCCTCAATTCTAGAAAAAGACCGTCCTGACATGATTCCATTTCTATATTTAAGAATAAGCTGAGTTGCACAATCTTCAAAGACGGTGAACAATGAGGTGAGCCCCATATTGGGGATAGAGAATCAAAGAAGTGGTAGGAGCATGGGTGTAAGACGGTGAAAGCTCGAAAGAAAACCGCTGTAAAAGCATAGCCAGAGCTATCTTAGCTTCAACCAGGGCAAAATTTTGGCCAATGCATATTCTTGGCCCTCCATTAAAGGGGAAGAATGATAGGTTTTCCTTGGTCGCATTCAAAATTCCTTCCGAAAATCTATCTGGTTTGAATTCATTCACATCGTCACCCCAAAGTTTAGGATCGTGATGAACTTGGTATATCGACAGGCTCACCATACCACTTTCTGGCACACAGAGGTTACCGAGCATTGTATCTTGGTCATTTATTCTTCGAGAAATTGAGAGCACTGGAGGATATAATCTCAACACTTCGTATAGTATCATCGTCACCTATGTCAATCAACAGAACATTTCAGTAATTAGTATGACGACAGCACTGGCATAGGGATATCAATAATaaggaataaatataatagttgggcctgatggttcatctatcatggtatcagagtcaACGTGACCATAGGTCACGAGTTCGAATCCTGGCAACCTTACTGATTAATCAAAAGGGAGGAATTTTGAACCATAACTCACCGATTTCAGATGGTTTACACCATCAACATCCGGTAGTAGGTTCTTTCCAAATGCCGACAAAATTTCTTCTCGAGCTTTCATTTGCCAATCTTGGTGCTTACTCAACAAAATCATCGTCCACACTAGCAACACGGAAGTGGTCTCTTGACCAGCAAAGTAGAATAACTTACACTCATCGATCATTTCCCTGAAACTCATTGCAAGGCGCTTGTTCCCATGGCTTCGAGTCTCCTTGAAATTTGACTCCATTAATATCCCCAACAAGTCATTCTTAGCAGCTTCTCCGCCATCCATCGCTTTCTTCCTCTTGTTGATTATTCCTATCAATAAACCTTGGATGTCCTCATTGATCTTTTTCATTTGCCTGTTATTCTTTGTGGGCACATATCTAATAAAACCACATGAACATCGATTTTAGCGTAATTTACAAACTAAAATACGACTATAAATACATAATGCGATGATTAATTTTGACTTACTTCCATCCGGGTATATAAATAGATTGAAAGAGGCGTACAGTCATCTGAGTTTGTTCTTTGAGAAGTTCAAATATCCGTCTTCCCTCCTCAAAGCTACTACCAAATGCAGCTCGAGAAATAACATCCGCAGTTAAGTTCGTAATATCCGGCCAAACATCTAACTCAATAGAACCGGTTTCAGACATCGAATTTTCCCATTTACCAATCAACTCTGTGACACTAGTATGGAAAGCTGGAAGCATAAGCTGCAACGAAAATTGTTGAAGCATTTTAGAATTAATAACTGCCGAAAAAACAGCCAATACAAAAGTAGATGTATAGTGTATACCTTTAACTTCTCCATATGGAATGCAGGGTTAATAAGCTTCCTATGCATTGCCCATTTCTCGCCCTCAAGTCTTACAAGGCCAGGGACAAGTAATCGAGCAAGCGGGTTCTTTTTCACCTTCGGAAACTCATTCATCCTAGAGAAAACCTCCCTTATTAGCTCCGGTTGAGTAATGTTTATAACCGGAACAGGGCCCGACCATGTAAAGCAATTTTGACCTACAACCATGTAACACAATGTTCACTTTGCCTTCCGTTGCAGAATATTATCTTAACATAAACAAGATCGATAATTTAACGATAATATATTCTCTAAAATGATTATGATCACCATTCAACTTTAATATCAAAAATGTGCATGGTTTTGAGTCTTTTGACTAGAAAAGTGCCGATACTTGATGATATTCAaacattatgtttttttttttttttagcttgAAGAGCTTCCTAGTATCGTGATAATTAATATATACGAGTGTCGAAACACAGTGCAGTACGCAAATAACGACACTAATGTGACAATAAATCATAGCAATAACCCTTTTAGTAGTAGAAATAGTTACAACAATTTCGATTGGAAACGAAAGCATAAAGGTTGTAGCATGAAAAGAATAAAATGAAAAGACAAATCACAAGCGTTTGTGTTACAGACGTGCTCCTCtagtaaggccctgttcttttggtgAAACTATATCgatccgaatcgaatcgaacttataggatcgaatcgaactaaacttataggatctcgaatcgaacttattggatctgaatcgaatcgaacttataggatcgaatcgaacttataggatctcgaatcgaatcgaacttaacttataggatcgaagttaacttaaattaagtgaggtataggatcgaatcgaacttataggatctcgaatcgaatcgaatcgaacttataggtaggatcgaatcgaatcgaacttattagatctcgaatcgaacttataggatcgaatcgaactaaacttataggatcgaaatgaacttaaattaagtgacttgaaATCCaaaaaagaacagggcctaagtaaGCACAAGTTGCATGCAAGAGTAGGTTCAACATGGCATCTTTTTGGGTTATAGCTCCCAATCTAAAGGTTATCGTCTTCTTAACTTGAAGACTCGAAAGTCGGTCAACGGT from Silene latifolia isolate original U9 population chromosome 3, ASM4854445v1, whole genome shotgun sequence harbors:
- the LOC141647059 gene encoding cytochrome P450 72A397-like; this translates as MIKEYYTSAIIISCIALILTCAWKLLNWAWLKPKKLEKKLRQQGLNGNSYKVFYGDLKETFKMRDEARQKPIPFTNNDYITRVLPFLHQQVAKYGQNCFTWSGPVPVINITQPELIREVFSRMNEFPKVKKNPLARLLVPGLVRLEGEKWAMHRKLINPAFHMEKLKLMLPAFHTSVTELIGKWENSMSETGSIELDVWPDITNLTADVISRAAFGSSFEEGRRIFELLKEQTQMTVRLFQSIYIPGWKYVPTKNNRQMKKINEDIQGLLIGIINKRKKAMDGGEAAKNDLLGILMESNFKETRSHGNKRLAMSFREMIDECKLFYFAGQETTSVLLVWTMILLSKHQDWQMKAREEILSAFGKNLLPDVDGVNHLKSVTMILYEVLRLYPPVLSISRRINDQDTMLGNLCVPESGMVSLSIYQVHHDPKLWGDDVNEFKPDRFSEGILNATKENLSFFPFNGGPRICIGQNFALVEAKIALAMLLQRFSFELSPSYTHAPTTSLILYPQYGAHLIVHRL